From the genome of Streptomyces sp. NBC_01116, one region includes:
- a CDS encoding two-component system response regulator, which translates to MVQKAKILLVDDRPENLLALEAILSALDQTLVRASSGEEALKALLTDDFAVILLDVQMPGMDGFETAAHIKRRERTRDIPIIFLTAINHGPHHTFRGYAAGAVDYISKPFDPWVLRAKVSVFVELYMKNCKLREQAALLRLQLDGDGHAGGDSEKEPAGLLAELSARLAAVEEQAEALSKQLDDESADAAAVATAAHLERKLTGLRRALDALEPGTGGAAGVLPAQS; encoded by the coding sequence ATGGTGCAGAAGGCCAAGATCCTCCTGGTCGATGACCGGCCGGAGAATCTGCTGGCGCTGGAGGCCATCCTCTCTGCGCTCGATCAGACACTGGTCCGGGCATCGTCAGGGGAGGAGGCGCTCAAAGCGCTGCTCACGGACGACTTCGCGGTCATTCTGCTGGACGTCCAGATGCCGGGCATGGATGGTTTCGAGACAGCCGCGCACATCAAGCGGCGGGAGCGGACCCGGGACATCCCGATCATCTTCCTCACCGCGATCAACCACGGTCCGCACCACACCTTCCGCGGCTACGCGGCCGGTGCGGTGGACTACATCTCGAAGCCGTTCGACCCGTGGGTCCTGCGGGCCAAGGTCTCGGTCTTCGTCGAGCTGTACATGAAGAACTGCAAGCTCCGCGAGCAGGCCGCGCTGCTGCGACTCCAGTTGGACGGCGACGGCCACGCGGGCGGCGACAGCGAGAAGGAGCCGGCCGGTCTGCTGGCCGAACTCTCCGCGCGGCTCGCGGCGGTCGAGGAGCAGGCGGAAGCGCTCTCCAAGCAGCTCGACGACGAATCCGCGGACGCCGCCGCCGTGGCCACCGCAGCCCACCTCGAACGCAAGCTGACCGGCCTGCGCCGCGCGCTCGACGCGCTGGAGCCGGGCACCGGCGGGGCCGCGGGCGTACTGCCCGCACAGAGCTGA
- a CDS encoding HAMP domain-containing protein, whose product MKKQRNGTVEVDAAALNRLLAGLVAMRDGNFRRRLTVSGDGVMTEISAVFNEVADRNLHLTGELARVRRVVGREGKLTERLETGACEGSWAAAIDASNELVDDLARPVSEVGRVLSAIADGDLEQRMELRSHTTDETVRPLRGEFLKVARTVNNLVDQLSAFTEQVTRVAVEVGTEGKLGGQAQVRGMSGSWKDLTDSVNTMAYRLTAQVRDIALVTTAVAKGDLSRKVTVHVAGEMLQLKNTVNTMVDQLSSFSSEVTRVAREVGTEGELGGQATVPGVAGVWKDLTDSVNTMAGNLTSQVRGIAEVTTAVASGDLTQKVTVSARGEVAQLAETINQMTETLRTFADEVTRVASEVGGEGLLGGQAQVPGAAGTWKDLTDSVNTVFRNLTTQVRDIAQVTTAVASGDMSQKVTVDVAGEMLELKNTVNTMVDQLQSFGSEVTRVAREVGVEGRLGGQAEVPGAAGTWKDLTDSVNTAFRNLTGQVRDIAQVTTAVANGDLSQKVTVNVAGEMLELKNTVNTMVAQLSSFADQVTRMARDVGTEGRLGGQARVDGVSGTWKELTDSVNFMAGNLTSQVRQIAQVTTAVARGDLSQKIDVDARGEILELKNTINTMVDQLSAFADQVTRVAREVGTDGRLGGQAQVPGVAGVWRDLTDSVNGMAGNLTAQVRNIAQVATAVARGDLSQKIDVDARGEILELKNTLNTMVDQLSNFAEQVTRVAREVGTEGILGGQAEVQGVSGTWKDLTQSVNGMANNLTLQVRNIAEVTTAVAKGDLSKKITVDAKGEILELVTTVNTMVDQLLNFADEVSRVAREVGTEGILGGQARVRGATGIWKDLSENVNLMANNLTSQVRNISRVSSAVANGDLTKKVTVEARGEVAELADTVNTMVTTLSSFADEVTRVAREVGTEGELGGQARVPGVAGTWKDLTESVNSMASNLTGQVRQIATVTTAIAKGDLTKKIDIDARGEIQELKNTINTMVDQLSSFAEQVTRVAREVGTEGQLGGQARVRDVDGTWRDLTESVNEMAGNLTRQVRAIAAVATAVTRGDLNLKIDVDAAGEIQVLQDNINTMIANLRDTTLANKEQDWLKGNLARISGLMQGRRDLDDVASLIMSELTPVVSAQHGAFFLAMSAGDSDEVGPDDGAASAYELRMRGSYGYSAGSMPTSFRPGETLIGTAAEEKRTIQVDNVPPGYLKISSGLGEAPPAHVIVLPVLFEGKVLGVIELASFQPFTHIQRDFLNQLAEMIATSVNTISVNTKTEKLLEQSQELTEQLRDRSQELENRQKALQASNAELEEKAELLAQQNRDIEVKNTEIEEARQVLEERAEQLAVSMRYKSEFLANMSHELRTPLNSLLILAKLLADNAEGNLSPKQVEFAETIHGAGSDLLQLINDILDLSKVEAGKMDVSPTRIALVQLVDYVEATFRPLTAEKGLDFSVRVSPELPATLHTDEQRLLQVLRNLLSNAVKFTDGGAVELVIRPAGADVPNAIREHLLEAGSLRDADADLIAFSVTDTGIGIASSKMLVIFEAFKQADGTTSRKYGGTGLGLSISREIARLLGGEIHAASEPGRGSTFTLYLPLHRAELPPQGYPAVGSGSAEVLGGAAEMGHAQSPQGPSAPFGDPANSAGMFRRRRKALGDAARRPALPTGRTAPESSPRQEEWVQAQGSQGESRLQGQAAGEEKAPRRTFRFRGEKVLIVDDDIRNVFALTSVLEQHGLAVLYAENGREGIEVLEQHDDVTVVLMDIMMPEMDGYATTTAIRRMPQFAGLPIVALTAKAMKGDREKAIDCGASDYVTKPVDPDHLLAVMEQWMHGE is encoded by the coding sequence GTGAAAAAGCAGCGCAATGGCACCGTCGAGGTCGACGCGGCAGCTCTGAACAGACTGCTGGCGGGACTCGTGGCGATGCGCGACGGCAACTTCCGCCGGCGGCTCACCGTCTCCGGCGACGGTGTGATGACGGAGATCTCCGCGGTCTTCAACGAGGTCGCCGACCGGAACCTTCACCTCACCGGTGAGCTGGCCCGTGTACGGCGCGTGGTCGGCCGGGAGGGAAAGCTCACGGAGCGGCTGGAGACGGGCGCCTGCGAGGGTTCCTGGGCCGCCGCGATCGACGCCTCCAACGAGCTCGTCGACGATCTCGCGCGACCGGTCTCCGAAGTGGGCCGGGTGCTGTCGGCGATCGCCGACGGTGATCTGGAGCAGCGGATGGAGCTGCGGTCGCACACGACGGACGAGACGGTCCGGCCGCTGCGCGGCGAGTTCCTGAAGGTCGCCCGTACGGTCAACAACCTGGTCGACCAGCTGTCGGCCTTCACCGAACAGGTGACCCGGGTAGCCGTCGAGGTGGGCACCGAGGGCAAGCTCGGGGGGCAGGCGCAGGTGCGCGGGATGTCCGGGTCCTGGAAGGACCTCACGGACTCCGTGAACACCATGGCGTACCGGCTGACGGCCCAGGTGCGGGACATCGCGCTGGTGACGACGGCGGTCGCCAAGGGGGATCTGTCGCGGAAGGTCACCGTCCATGTGGCCGGCGAGATGCTCCAGCTGAAGAACACCGTCAACACGATGGTCGACCAGCTGTCGTCGTTCTCCTCGGAGGTGACGCGCGTTGCCCGTGAGGTGGGTACGGAGGGCGAGCTGGGCGGTCAGGCGACCGTGCCGGGCGTGGCGGGTGTGTGGAAGGACCTCACCGACTCCGTCAACACGATGGCGGGCAACCTCACCTCCCAGGTGCGCGGGATCGCCGAGGTGACGACGGCGGTCGCCAGCGGTGACCTGACGCAGAAGGTCACGGTGAGCGCGCGCGGCGAGGTCGCGCAGCTCGCCGAGACGATCAACCAGATGACCGAGACGCTGCGCACCTTCGCGGACGAGGTGACGCGGGTGGCGAGCGAGGTCGGTGGCGAGGGGCTGCTCGGCGGCCAGGCGCAGGTGCCGGGAGCCGCGGGGACGTGGAAGGACCTCACCGATTCGGTGAACACGGTCTTCCGGAACCTGACGACCCAGGTGCGTGACATCGCGCAGGTGACGACGGCGGTGGCCAGCGGCGACATGTCGCAGAAGGTCACGGTCGACGTGGCCGGGGAGATGCTGGAGCTGAAGAACACCGTCAACACGATGGTGGACCAGCTTCAGTCCTTCGGTTCCGAAGTGACCCGCGTGGCCCGGGAGGTCGGTGTCGAGGGGCGGCTCGGCGGCCAGGCCGAGGTGCCGGGAGCCGCGGGGACGTGGAAGGACCTCACCGACTCGGTGAACACCGCGTTCCGCAACCTGACCGGTCAGGTCCGGGACATCGCGCAGGTCACCACGGCGGTCGCGAACGGTGACCTGTCGCAGAAGGTCACCGTGAACGTGGCCGGAGAGATGCTGGAACTGAAGAACACCGTCAACACCATGGTGGCGCAGCTGTCCAGCTTCGCCGACCAGGTGACGCGGATGGCCCGGGACGTGGGCACCGAGGGCCGCCTCGGCGGTCAGGCGCGCGTGGACGGTGTGTCGGGTACGTGGAAGGAGCTCACGGACTCCGTCAACTTCATGGCCGGCAACCTCACCTCTCAGGTGAGGCAGATCGCGCAGGTGACGACGGCGGTGGCGCGGGGAGACCTGTCGCAGAAGATCGACGTGGACGCCCGGGGCGAGATCCTGGAGCTCAAGAACACCATCAACACGATGGTCGACCAGCTCTCCGCCTTCGCCGACCAGGTCACCCGGGTCGCCCGCGAGGTGGGCACGGACGGGCGCCTCGGCGGTCAGGCGCAGGTGCCGGGCGTCGCCGGAGTGTGGCGCGATCTCACCGATTCGGTGAACGGCATGGCCGGAAACCTCACCGCTCAGGTCCGTAACATCGCGCAGGTCGCGACGGCGGTGGCGCGCGGTGACCTGTCGCAGAAGATCGACGTGGACGCCCGGGGCGAGATCCTGGAGCTGAAGAACACCCTGAACACGATGGTGGACCAGCTGTCCAACTTCGCGGAGCAGGTGACGCGGGTAGCGCGTGAGGTGGGCACGGAGGGCATCCTCGGCGGTCAGGCCGAGGTCCAGGGCGTGTCCGGTACGTGGAAGGACCTCACCCAGTCCGTCAACGGCATGGCGAACAACCTGACCCTCCAGGTCCGCAACATCGCCGAGGTCACCACCGCGGTCGCCAAGGGCGATCTCTCCAAGAAGATCACCGTCGACGCCAAGGGCGAGATCCTCGAACTGGTCACGACCGTCAACACGATGGTCGACCAGCTCCTGAACTTCGCGGACGAGGTCTCGCGCGTGGCCCGCGAGGTGGGTACCGAGGGCATTCTCGGCGGTCAGGCGCGGGTGCGCGGCGCGACCGGCATCTGGAAGGACCTCAGCGAGAACGTCAACCTGATGGCCAACAACCTGACCAGCCAGGTGCGCAACATCTCCCGGGTCTCCTCGGCGGTCGCCAACGGCGATCTGACGAAGAAGGTCACCGTGGAGGCGCGCGGCGAGGTCGCGGAGCTGGCCGACACGGTCAACACGATGGTGACGACCCTGTCCTCGTTCGCCGACGAGGTCACGCGGGTGGCCCGCGAGGTGGGTACGGAGGGCGAGCTGGGCGGTCAGGCGCGGGTGCCGGGAGTCGCCGGTACGTGGAAGGACCTCACCGAGTCCGTGAACTCGATGGCCTCCAACCTGACCGGCCAGGTGCGGCAGATCGCCACGGTCACCACCGCCATCGCCAAGGGCGACCTGACCAAGAAGATCGACATCGACGCGCGCGGTGAGATCCAGGAGCTGAAGAACACCATCAACACGATGGTCGACCAGCTGTCCTCGTTCGCCGAGCAGGTGACCCGGGTGGCCCGCGAGGTGGGCACCGAGGGGCAGCTGGGCGGTCAGGCGCGGGTGCGGGACGTCGACGGCACCTGGCGCGACCTCACCGAGTCGGTGAACGAGATGGCCGGGAACCTGACCCGTCAGGTCCGCGCCATCGCGGCCGTCGCCACCGCGGTGACCCGCGGCGATCTGAACCTGAAGATCGACGTGGACGCGGCCGGCGAGATCCAGGTCCTCCAGGACAACATCAACACGATGATCGCGAACCTGCGCGACACCACCCTCGCCAACAAGGAGCAGGACTGGCTGAAGGGCAACCTGGCCCGGATCTCCGGTCTGATGCAGGGCCGCCGCGATCTCGACGACGTGGCCTCGCTGATCATGAGCGAGCTGACGCCGGTGGTGTCGGCGCAGCACGGCGCGTTCTTCCTGGCCATGAGCGCGGGCGACTCGGACGAGGTGGGTCCGGACGACGGTGCGGCCAGCGCGTACGAGCTGCGGATGCGGGGGAGTTACGGCTACTCCGCGGGTTCGATGCCGACCTCCTTCCGGCCCGGTGAGACGCTCATCGGGACGGCGGCCGAGGAGAAGCGGACGATCCAGGTGGACAACGTGCCGCCCGGCTATCTGAAGATCTCCTCCGGGCTGGGCGAGGCCCCTCCGGCGCATGTGATCGTGCTGCCGGTGCTCTTCGAGGGCAAGGTCCTCGGCGTGATCGAACTGGCCTCCTTCCAGCCGTTCACGCACATCCAGCGGGACTTCCTCAACCAGCTCGCCGAGATGATCGCGACGAGCGTCAACACGATCAGCGTCAACACCAAGACCGAGAAGCTCCTGGAGCAGTCGCAGGAGCTGACCGAGCAACTGCGCGACCGCTCACAGGAGTTGGAGAACCGGCAGAAGGCCCTCCAGGCGTCCAACGCCGAACTGGAGGAGAAGGCCGAGCTGCTGGCCCAGCAGAACCGCGACATCGAGGTGAAGAACACCGAGATCGAGGAGGCGCGGCAGGTGCTGGAGGAGCGGGCCGAGCAGCTCGCGGTCTCGATGCGCTACAAGTCCGAGTTCCTGGCGAACATGTCGCACGAGCTGCGGACGCCGCTCAACTCGCTGCTGATCCTCGCCAAGTTGCTGGCGGACAACGCCGAGGGCAACCTCTCGCCGAAGCAGGTGGAGTTCGCCGAGACGATTCACGGGGCCGGATCCGACCTGCTCCAGCTGATCAACGACATCCTCGACCTCTCCAAGGTCGAGGCGGGCAAGATGGACGTCAGCCCGACCAGGATCGCGCTGGTCCAGCTGGTCGACTACGTGGAGGCGACCTTCCGTCCGCTCACCGCGGAGAAGGGGCTCGACTTCTCCGTACGGGTGTCGCCGGAGCTCCCCGCGACGCTGCACACCGACGAGCAGCGCCTGCTGCAGGTGCTGCGCAACCTGCTCTCCAACGCGGTGAAGTTCACCGACGGCGGTGCGGTGGAGCTGGTGATCCGGCCGGCCGGCGCCGATGTGCCCAACGCGATCCGGGAGCACCTGCTGGAGGCCGGTTCGCTGCGCGACGCGGACGCCGATCTGATCGCCTTCTCGGTCACCGACACCGGGATCGGGATCGCGTCCAGCAAGATGCTGGTGATCTTCGAGGCGTTCAAGCAGGCGGACGGCACGACGAGCCGGAAGTACGGCGGCACCGGCCTCGGCCTCTCCATCAGCCGGGAGATCGCCCGGCTGCTCGGTGGCGAGATCCACGCGGCGAGCGAGCCGGGGCGCGGTTCCACCTTCACCCTGTACCTGCCGCTGCACCGCGCCGAACTGCCGCCCCAGGGCTACCCCGCCGTGGGTTCCGGTTCCGCCGAGGTGCTGGGCGGCGCGGCCGAGATGGGGCACGCGCAGTCCCCGCAGGGGCCGTCGGCTCCGTTCGGCGACCCGGCCAACTCCGCCGGGATGTTCCGGCGGCGGCGCAAGGCCCTGGGGGACGCGGCTCGCAGGCCCGCGCTGCCGACCGGCCGGACCGCGCCCGAGAGCTCCCCGCGGCAGGAGGAGTGGGTGCAGGCGCAGGGGAGTCAGGGCGAGAGCCGGCTTCAGGGCCAGGCGGCCGGGGAGGAGAAGGCGCCCCGGCGGACGTTCCGCTTCCGCGGTGAGAAGGTCCTCATCGTCGACGACGACATCCGCAACGTCTTCGCGCTGACCAGTGTGCTGGAGCAGCACGGACTGGCGGTGCTGTACGCGGAGAACGGCCGTGAGGGCATCGAAGTCCTGGAGCAGCACGACGATGTGACCGTCGTGCTGATGGACATCATGATGCCCGAGATGGACGGTTACGCGACGACGACCGCGATCCGTCGGATGCCGCAGTTCGCCGGGCTGCCGATCGTCGCGCTCACCGCGAAGGCGATGAAGGGCGACCGGGAGAAGGCCATCGACTGCGGCGCTTCCGACTATGTGACGAAGCCGGTCGACCCTGATCACCTGCTTGCGGTGATGGAGCAGTGGATGCACGGAGAGTGA